The Pseudomonadota bacterium sequence GGCGGATGCCGTCGCGTTCACCAACGAATTCGCGCCCGAACACCTGCAGATCGCCGCGTCGACGCCGTGGGATCTAGCCGGCCAGGTCACAAATGCCGGCGAAATTCTGCTGGGACAAGACGCGCCGTTCTCCATGGCGAACTTCATGATCGGCGTGAACGCTGTTCTCCCAACCGGAGGAAAGGCTTGCTCAGCCTCGGCTTTGGGCGTGATGGATTACATGAAGCGCATCTCTGTCGCCCACCTGACCCGCGAAGGCTATGACGCGCTGGCGGCCGAGACCGAAGCCTTCGCGCGCTATGAAGGTTTTGACGCCCACGCGCTCGCGATCACCGCACGAAACAGGAACGCGTCATGACGTCACCGGCCATCCACGACGACCTCATCGTCATCGACGCACTCCAGGCAAGCAACTGGGACCGCGCGTTGCTTGAGGAACTGCGCGCGGGCGGCGTCACGGCCGTTCATGTAACCCTCGTCTTCTGGGAGGACGCGCGCGCGACCCTCGACAACATCGGCCGCTGGCATCGATTCTTCGAAAAGCACGGCGATATCGTCATGCCGGTGCGCCGCGCTGGGGATATTGAGGCGGCGAAGGCCGCCGGTAAGACGGGCATCATCTTCGGGTTTCAGAACTGCTCGCCGATAGAAGACGACTTGGCGCTGGTCCAGGTGTTTCACGAGCTTGGCGTGCGCATCATGCAGCTGACCTACAACAACCAGAGCCTGATCGGCGCTGGTTGTTACGAGACCAGCGACCCCGGGATTTCCCGCTTCGGCCGCCAGGTCATCGCCGAAATGAACCGGGTCGGCATGATCATTGATCTCAGCCATTCGGCCGAGCGGACGTCCCTGGAAGCGATCGAGATCAGCGCGCGGCCGGTCGCCATCACCCACGCCAACCCGCTTTCGTTTCACAAGGGCTTGCGCAACAAGTCCGACGACCTGTTGAAGGCGCTTGCCGAAAGCGGCGGCATGCTGGGCTTCAGCACCTATCCCTTCCATATCGGCGGCGCCGACACGACGCTGGATGCCTATTGCGGCATGATAGCCGATACCGTCGCCATGCTGGGTGTCGATCATGTCGGCTTCGGCACCGATATGTGCCGCAAACTCTCGGCAGACTATCTCGACTGGATGAGGAGCGGCCGCTGGTCCAAGGAGATCGATTCCGGTGAGGCCAAGACCGCCGGCGGCGGCTGGCCAGACTGGCCCGCTTGGTTCCAGACGCCGGCCGACTTCCCCAACCTGACCCAGGGTCTGCTCGATAAAGGCCTCAGCGAAGCCGATGTCGCCAAGATCATGGGCGGTAACTGGCTCAGGTTTTTCCGCGACGGGTTCGAGCCGCGCTAGATCGTTTGCCAGCGGGCTCGCATCGCCGGCCCTAACCCTCGAAGGCCCTGACCCTCGAAGGCCCTGACCCTCGAAGGCCTTAACCCGCGAAGGCAACCTGTTCGCGGTCGTAGAACTTGGCGGCCAGCCAGCACAGGAAGACAGCGCACAGCGCCGTCGTGAAACTCGCCAGCAGCATGTTGGCAAGGCTCGGCTCCTCGCCGCGAACGATCTGGCTGATCAGCACGGTTTGGCCATAGGTCGGGATCATCATCATCCAGGCTTTGGTCTGGATTGGTGAGAACACCAGGATCATGCC is a genomic window containing:
- a CDS encoding dipeptidase; this encodes MTSPAIHDDLIVIDALQASNWDRALLEELRAGGVTAVHVTLVFWEDARATLDNIGRWHRFFEKHGDIVMPVRRAGDIEAAKAAGKTGIIFGFQNCSPIEDDLALVQVFHELGVRIMQLTYNNQSLIGAGCYETSDPGISRFGRQVIAEMNRVGMIIDLSHSAERTSLEAIEISARPVAITHANPLSFHKGLRNKSDDLLKALAESGGMLGFSTYPFHIGGADTTLDAYCGMIADTVAMLGVDHVGFGTDMCRKLSADYLDWMRSGRWSKEIDSGEAKTAGGGWPDWPAWFQTPADFPNLTQGLLDKGLSEADVAKIMGGNWLRFFRDGFEPR